The sequence below is a genomic window from Zhongshania aliphaticivorans.
CTGGCAAAGCACTATTGCCATATAGCAACAGCGAGTCGGGTATGGATAATTTTGACGGCATTATCGAATTTGTCGCAGTGGCAGAAAGCCAAGGCTTCTCCGCGGCGGCAAAGCAGATGAACTGCAGCACCAGCCACGTGAGCAGGCAGGTTTCTCGTCTTGAAGCCCGGCTTGGCAGCGCACTGCTCGCGCGCACAACCCGCAGCGTAAGCCTCACTGAAGCCGGTCAGGCCTATTACCGCCAGTGCCGCGACCTAGTAGACGGATTGCAACAAGCCAATGAACAAATCAACGCTCAGCAAGTGCAGCTCAATGGCACCCTGCGAGTCAGCGCGGCCGGTCCCTTTGCCGAGCGCTATGTTGTACCAGCGCTGATCGAGTTTGCCCAGCAGCACCCAGAGCTGACTGTCGACATTGACTTTAATAGCCACAAAATCAATCTCATTGAAGACGGCATAGACTTCGCCATTCGCTACGGAAAATTAGAGGACTCCGGCTTAGTGGCGCGGCGCCTGCTCCCCCGCCCTTTAATGGCCGTTGCCAGCCCCCAATACCTAAAGCAACACGGCACCCCTACTCATCCCAATCAACTTAAGGCGCATAACTGCATCGTGTCCAACAACAATCACTGGCAGTTTGAGCACGATGGCACCGCGCTTTACGTGAAAGTGAACGGTCGCTGGAAAAGCAATAATGCCCACGCAGTCGTAAACGCCTGCGAGCAACACCTCGGTATC
It includes:
- a CDS encoding LysR family transcriptional regulator, whose product is MDNFDGIIEFVAVAESQGFSAAAKQMNCSTSHVSRQVSRLEARLGSALLARTTRSVSLTEAGQAYYRQCRDLVDGLQQANEQINAQQVQLNGTLRVSAAGPFAERYVVPALIEFAQQHPELTVDIDFNSHKINLIEDGIDFAIRYGKLEDSGLVARRLLPRPLMAVASPQYLKQHGTPTHPNQLKAHNCIVSNNNHWQFEHDGTALYVKVNGRWKSNNAHAVVNACEQHLGIAYMPKINFLQSINSGTLCPVLEPYWSQGAGSWIVYQNRRFLPMRARLAIDHLINYFRDWEE